One region of Chlorobiota bacterium genomic DNA includes:
- a CDS encoding RNA polymerase sigma factor, whose product MARPPMEPNHGEGTQSRRDIHDQALFARFCGGDQGAFRELYSRYERQLLLYCQYLLGDADDAQEVFQETWLRVLNVSRKGEDVEHFRALLLKIARNTALKHLGRRKNQNQHIPLSIFDPEGERLSGSPEGYNELDELVTKALSKLPVAQREAFVLHAMLGYTFHEIAEMQNCTMTGAKTRAFRARAHLRKLLSSWLALSEDDSIPSDSELEETITR is encoded by the coding sequence ATGGCCAGACCTCCGATGGAACCAAACCACGGAGAGGGGACGCAGTCGCGGCGTGACATTCACGACCAAGCGTTGTTCGCCCGTTTTTGCGGTGGAGATCAAGGTGCGTTTCGGGAACTCTATTCCCGATACGAACGCCAGCTGTTGCTCTACTGCCAATACCTGTTAGGGGACGCGGACGACGCGCAAGAAGTCTTCCAAGAGACATGGCTGCGTGTGCTGAACGTTTCAAGAAAAGGGGAAGATGTGGAGCATTTCCGCGCCTTGCTGCTGAAGATTGCCCGCAACACGGCGCTGAAGCATCTGGGGCGGCGGAAAAACCAAAACCAGCATATCCCCCTCAGCATTTTTGATCCCGAAGGGGAGCGTCTATCCGGCAGTCCCGAAGGCTACAACGAGCTTGATGAGCTTGTCACCAAGGCGTTGAGTAAACTTCCGGTTGCCCAGCGTGAGGCCTTTGTGCTGCATGCGATGCTGGGATACACATTCCATGAAATTGCCGAGATGCAAAACTGCACGATGACCGGAGCCAAAACCCGTGCGTTCCGTGCCCGTGCGCATCTTCGCAAACTCCTTTCCAGCTGGTTGGCGTTGTCGGAAGATGATTCCATCCCCAGCGATTCGGAATTGGAAGAAACCATAACCCGATAA
- a CDS encoding OmpA family protein translates to MTEWQAFRLGQQGRRWDRLFIVVGVLLCVALDAAAQPAEPKDYQSSVGDSSLRRFRFGVAAGPQVLLYDPLDVYRTGEGCGTFVGDVVRTAGRLYLETPTDSLEQFWLTSALVVRDLSARMNATPVAYPVRKPGGGETEVVKQDRMEMNLLSVGAQIGLLWEVAPNWRVGGAPTIAWLSSSGQTQTEHIIEPLGYVFSETNGETRPVAGNRVGVNPFQFDFSLWGSARFPIGSHLALQPELGVTFPLVSYSRDVQWKSIALTAGIGITYELLVKRELPPPLPPIADPDPPQPPRQPVATGAQPYLQATIAARGIDAEGKEYENPIIEVEEALWSESIPILPYVFFDSGSAAIPGRYRMLNGREAAAAFSADSLIGVTALSLHQQVLNVVGQRLQQNPGVNLSVVGTRSGDESANPTDQLSRQRALAVRRYLTTVWGIDSARIAYTAAPRPASPSSEETAEGRQENRRAELVFSDEALNAPVVIRRMARVATPPAVFFYPEFISDSSIAQWTITVRQGSKVLLRFDGDTATGMMQQRKLWSLSDLRLTRDFTPITYHLSARDVTGQVAEAEGKFQVAERRRSREEGQTEVKEFNIVGFNFNQAELLPRHYSQLQEIARQIGPGAQIQVDGYTDLIGDPDRNSRLATQRADNVRDALNGMIVRGNAPRPSAIASVGHLPAEHPYDDSLPEGRMLSRMVRLTISWQMSGGE, encoded by the coding sequence ATGACCGAATGGCAGGCGTTCCGGCTTGGTCAGCAAGGCCGCCGCTGGGACAGGCTGTTCATCGTCGTGGGTGTGTTGCTGTGTGTGGCGTTGGATGCTGCGGCGCAGCCCGCCGAACCAAAAGACTATCAATCGTCGGTGGGGGATTCCTCCCTCCGGCGATTTCGTTTTGGTGTGGCTGCCGGTCCGCAAGTTTTGCTGTACGATCCGTTGGACGTGTATCGAACCGGAGAAGGCTGCGGAACCTTCGTTGGCGATGTGGTCCGCACCGCCGGCCGCCTCTATCTGGAAACCCCGACCGATTCCCTTGAACAATTCTGGCTTACCTCCGCGCTGGTCGTCCGCGACCTTTCGGCCCGCATGAACGCCACCCCCGTTGCCTACCCCGTTCGCAAGCCTGGGGGAGGGGAGACAGAGGTGGTGAAACAGGACCGAATGGAGATGAACTTGCTGAGCGTTGGCGCGCAAATCGGCCTGCTGTGGGAGGTTGCTCCAAACTGGCGCGTGGGGGGCGCGCCAACCATCGCATGGCTAAGCAGCAGCGGGCAAACGCAAACCGAGCATATCATCGAACCGCTTGGCTATGTCTTCTCCGAAACCAATGGCGAAACCCGCCCGGTTGCGGGGAACAGGGTGGGGGTGAACCCGTTTCAGTTCGATTTCTCCCTGTGGGGAAGTGCCCGATTCCCGATAGGGTCCCACTTGGCGTTGCAGCCAGAGCTTGGGGTGACGTTCCCGCTGGTTTCCTACAGCCGTGATGTTCAATGGAAGAGCATTGCCCTAACCGCCGGGATTGGCATCACCTACGAACTGCTGGTGAAACGGGAGCTTCCGCCACCGCTTCCCCCCATTGCCGATCCTGATCCGCCACAGCCACCGCGTCAACCAGTTGCCACCGGCGCGCAGCCCTATTTGCAAGCCACCATCGCCGCCCGCGGGATTGATGCCGAGGGGAAGGAGTACGAAAATCCGATCATCGAGGTGGAGGAAGCCCTTTGGTCGGAAAGCATTCCGATCTTGCCATACGTCTTTTTCGATAGCGGTTCGGCAGCGATTCCCGGGCGGTACCGGATGCTGAATGGACGTGAGGCTGCGGCGGCATTTTCGGCCGACTCGTTGATTGGTGTCACGGCGTTAAGCCTGCATCAGCAGGTGCTGAACGTTGTTGGGCAGCGGTTGCAGCAAAACCCTGGGGTGAACCTTTCGGTGGTGGGCACACGCTCGGGTGATGAATCCGCCAACCCCACCGACCAGCTAAGCCGCCAACGTGCACTTGCCGTGCGGCGGTATCTAACAACCGTTTGGGGGATTGATTCGGCGCGGATTGCCTACACCGCTGCGCCGCGCCCGGCTTCCCCTTCCAGCGAGGAAACGGCGGAAGGGCGGCAGGAAAACCGCCGCGCCGAACTTGTGTTCAGTGATGAAGCCTTAAACGCCCCCGTGGTGATTCGCCGGATGGCGCGGGTTGCCACCCCTCCGGCGGTCTTCTTCTATCCTGAATTCATCAGCGACAGCTCCATTGCCCAGTGGACCATCACCGTCAGGCAAGGGAGCAAAGTGCTGCTGCGGTTCGATGGCGACACGGCAACTGGGATGATGCAGCAGCGGAAGCTCTGGTCCTTGTCGGATCTTCGGCTTACCCGCGATTTCACCCCAATCACCTACCACCTTTCCGCCCGTGACGTAACCGGGCAGGTGGCCGAAGCCGAAGGGAAGTTCCAGGTTGCCGAGCGGCGCAGAAGTCGGGAAGAAGGGCAGACGGAGGTGAAGGAATTCAATATCGTTGGGTTCAATTTTAACCAGGCCGAACTGCTTCCCCGGCACTACTCGCAGTTGCAGGAGATTGCGCGCCAAATTGGCCCGGGCGCGCAAATCCAGGTTGATGGCTACACCGACCTTATTGGCGACCCCGACCGCAACAGCCGCTTGGCAACCCAACGCGCCGATAACGTTCGCGACGCGTTGAACGGGATGATTGTGCGCGGCAACGCGCCCCGCCCTTCCGCCATTGCCTCGGTTGGCCACCTCCCCGCCGAGCACCCCTACGACGACTCCCTCCCCGAAGGAAGAATGCTAAGCCGCATGGTCCGATTAACCATAAGCTGGCAGATGAGTGGGGGGGAATAA
- the rlmB gene encoding 23S rRNA (guanosine(2251)-2'-O)-methyltransferase RlmB produces MFINGRNAVLEALRSGKGLEKIFIMFGSEGEPVNEIRAEAKRLGVPCIVADRKKFLQMEKDIGLGTRSQGIIAQLREVEYEDIEAVVENAWIDGRAPLVAALDGITDPRNMGAIIRSAECAGIDGLFFGRRNSAIVNDVVMKTSAGAANHLPLDRVANLGDMLLRLKKSGLAIVGLDGSATASYTEHDFTAPTVIVVGSEGEGIGTRTKNLCDALISIPMRGQVTSLNASVAAGVVFFEAQRQRQAKK; encoded by the coding sequence TTGTTTATCAACGGACGCAACGCAGTCTTGGAAGCCCTTCGGTCGGGGAAAGGGTTGGAGAAGATTTTCATCATGTTTGGCTCGGAAGGGGAGCCTGTGAACGAGATTCGGGCCGAGGCAAAACGGCTTGGGGTCCCCTGCATCGTGGCCGACCGCAAGAAGTTCCTTCAGATGGAGAAGGATATCGGATTGGGGACACGCTCGCAAGGGATCATCGCCCAACTGCGCGAGGTGGAGTATGAGGATATCGAGGCCGTGGTGGAGAACGCTTGGATTGATGGCCGCGCGCCGCTGGTGGCCGCCCTTGACGGCATCACCGACCCGCGCAACATGGGGGCCATTATCCGCTCGGCAGAATGCGCCGGGATTGATGGCCTTTTCTTCGGCAGGCGCAACTCCGCCATTGTCAACGATGTGGTGATGAAAACCAGCGCCGGCGCGGCCAACCACCTTCCGTTGGATCGGGTGGCCAACTTGGGCGATATGCTGCTGCGGCTAAAAAAATCCGGCCTTGCCATTGTGGGCTTGGATGGCAGCGCGACCGCATCCTACACCGAACACGACTTCACGGCCCCAACGGTGATTGTTGTTGGAAGCGAAGGGGAGGGGATTGGCACCCGCACAAAAAATCTGTGCGATGCCCTGATCTCTATTCCAATGCGCGGGCAAGTCACCTCGCTGAACGCCTCGGTTGCTGCCGGCGTGGTCTTCTTCGAGGCCCAACGCCAGCGGCAAGCCAAGAAGTAA
- a CDS encoding ribonuclease HII — protein MPKNLATLPTDTLEQQLRSQHRCAAIAGVDEAGRGALAGPVVAAAVILPVGCLPEGVRDSKLIPEQERERLYDRVIQQAVAWGVGIVDPATIDQINILRATFAAMRQAVQSLAIPPDAVLIDGRDNLEFGIPSQAIIGGDRLSVSIAAASILAKVTRDRIMREAHQHHPQFGFDQHKGYGTLRHRQAIQQYGPSSIHRATFLKNFLQGKLEFAGE, from the coding sequence ATGCCCAAAAATCTTGCAACCCTTCCCACCGATACTCTGGAGCAACAGCTGCGCAGCCAGCACCGTTGCGCCGCCATTGCCGGGGTGGATGAAGCAGGCCGGGGGGCACTGGCCGGCCCGGTGGTTGCCGCGGCGGTGATCCTTCCCGTTGGATGCCTGCCGGAAGGGGTTCGCGATTCCAAACTGATTCCGGAGCAGGAGCGGGAGCGGCTGTACGACCGTGTGATCCAGCAAGCAGTGGCGTGGGGAGTTGGCATTGTGGACCCGGCGACGATTGACCAAATCAACATCCTGCGTGCCACGTTTGCGGCAATGCGCCAAGCGGTTCAAAGCCTGGCGATCCCCCCCGATGCGGTGCTGATTGATGGGCGCGACAATCTGGAGTTCGGAATCCCCTCGCAAGCCATTATCGGCGGCGATCGGCTTTCGGTTTCCATTGCTGCTGCAAGCATCCTTGCCAAAGTCACCCGCGACCGGATCATGCGTGAGGCGCACCAGCACCACCCGCAATTCGGCTTCGACCAGCACAAAGGATATGGCACGCTGCGGCATCGCCAAGCAATCCAACAGTATGGCCCTTCCAGCATCCATCGCGCCACTTTCCTGAAAAACTTCCTGCAGGGGAAGTTGGAGTTCGCCGGGGAGTAA
- a CDS encoding isoleucine--tRNA ligase — MFPQLPERVDYPALERDVLSFWKEHGTFKRSIESRPASNRWVFNEGPPTVNGNPGIHHVFGRTLKDMFCRYKTMRGYRVERKGGWDTHGLPVEIAIEKQLGLKEKSEIETKVGVAEFNRLAREMVYEHINKPDGWNSLTEQMGYWVDLENPYITCTNDYVESVWWALHQFHEKGLIYRGFKIVPQCPHCETPLSSHELAQGYKDVRDPSLYVKARIVEESLPESLQGNGGNTFFLVWTTTPWTLISNVALAVGADINYVLVRNPATDEQFILAEARRATLDPDGLWEVLATVRGADLERVRYERLFSYVAANKDAWYVVTGNFVSTEDGTGIVHIAPAFGQDDYEVSLKHDLPVLQPVTGNGRFTAEVTDFAGRSVKTITFEDRTEEGVDKEIIIALKHRGLVLKSSNDYLHSYPHCWRCDNPLIYYARDSWFIRTTQYAGQMIEQNNTIGWHPPEIGAGRFGNWLEENKDWSLSRDRYWGTPLPIWVNESDPNDIFAVGSVAELMTGEFQHPDGSIVPMSDVAGQLDLHKPFVDGVIFRRDGKTYRRTPELIDVWFDSGSMPFAQWHYPFENREMIDGGERFPADFIAEGIDQTRGWFYTLHAISTALFGRTSQKNILVNDLILDKDGRKMSKRLGNVVDPFQMMNRYGADAVRWYLTTSAPPWKPRPFNPDDIARTVLSDFFRALAETYKFFVLYANIDGFTHTEEAIPLAERAELDRWILSVLASTTEAYVSLMDDYEPTKAMRLVSEFTIVHLSNWYVRRNRRRFWKGEMSPDKRAAYQTLYECLVQVCKLMAPAAPFFSDHLFRSLNGTTNREEASSVHLALISTADAATIDRDLERRMARAQGAVALARMLREKSGIKVRQPLRRLLIAVADETERDDYRRVEGIIMDELNVKGIEYVRAGQSDVVKIRAKGNFKALGPKFGKRVKEVVGLINGLTQSQIIQLQSEGKLLLGSNDPVEIAPEDIEIIHEDIEGWLVASEGPITVALDTELDAALRQEGLAREFVNRVQNLRKDSGLEVSDRIRLSFATGHDELRQALELQREYIMAETLAVELQQVEFRQSDVSQAADEGSQTEINGQSCLISLERSESVQAA, encoded by the coding sequence ATGTTTCCTCAACTTCCCGAACGTGTTGATTATCCAGCGTTGGAACGCGACGTGCTCTCCTTCTGGAAGGAGCATGGCACGTTCAAGCGTTCTATTGAATCGCGCCCCGCCAGCAACCGGTGGGTGTTTAACGAAGGACCACCAACCGTCAACGGCAATCCCGGCATTCACCATGTTTTTGGGCGTACCCTGAAGGATATGTTCTGCCGCTACAAGACGATGCGCGGCTATCGGGTGGAACGCAAAGGGGGCTGGGACACCCACGGCCTTCCGGTGGAGATTGCCATCGAGAAGCAGCTGGGCCTAAAAGAAAAAAGTGAGATTGAAACGAAGGTCGGCGTGGCCGAGTTCAACCGCCTTGCGCGGGAGATGGTGTACGAGCATATCAACAAGCCAGACGGCTGGAACAGCCTGACCGAGCAGATGGGATACTGGGTGGACCTTGAAAACCCGTACATCACCTGCACGAACGACTACGTTGAATCGGTCTGGTGGGCGCTTCACCAGTTCCACGAAAAAGGGCTGATCTACCGTGGCTTCAAGATTGTTCCCCAATGCCCGCATTGCGAAACTCCGCTTAGCTCCCACGAGCTTGCCCAGGGCTACAAGGATGTCCGCGACCCTTCGCTGTATGTTAAAGCACGGATTGTTGAGGAATCACTTCCAGAATCGCTTCAAGGAAATGGCGGAAACACCTTCTTCCTGGTCTGGACCACAACCCCCTGGACGCTGATCTCGAACGTTGCGCTGGCGGTTGGGGCCGATATCAACTACGTGCTGGTGCGGAACCCCGCCACCGATGAACAGTTCATCCTTGCCGAGGCACGCCGCGCCACGCTGGACCCCGATGGATTGTGGGAAGTGCTGGCAACCGTTCGCGGGGCAGACCTTGAGCGCGTCCGGTACGAGCGGTTGTTCAGCTACGTGGCCGCCAACAAAGATGCCTGGTATGTGGTGACGGGGAATTTCGTCAGCACCGAAGATGGCACCGGAATCGTCCATATCGCGCCAGCGTTTGGACAGGATGACTACGAAGTCTCGCTGAAACATGATCTTCCCGTTCTGCAACCAGTAACCGGAAACGGACGGTTTACTGCCGAGGTCACCGACTTTGCCGGACGCTCAGTAAAAACGATCACGTTCGAGGACCGGACCGAGGAAGGGGTGGATAAGGAGATCATCATCGCCTTGAAGCATCGCGGGCTTGTGCTGAAATCCAGCAACGATTACCTGCACAGCTACCCCCACTGCTGGCGGTGCGACAACCCCCTGATCTACTATGCCCGCGACTCCTGGTTCATCCGCACCACGCAGTACGCCGGGCAGATGATCGAGCAGAACAACACCATCGGCTGGCACCCGCCAGAGATTGGCGCGGGGCGGTTTGGGAACTGGCTGGAGGAGAACAAAGATTGGTCCCTATCGCGCGACCGCTATTGGGGAACTCCGCTCCCGATCTGGGTGAACGAATCGGACCCGAACGACATCTTCGCCGTTGGTTCGGTTGCCGAACTGATGACCGGTGAGTTCCAGCACCCCGACGGCAGCATCGTCCCGATGAGCGACGTTGCTGGCCAATTGGACCTTCACAAACCGTTTGTTGATGGGGTGATCTTCCGGCGCGACGGCAAAACCTACCGCCGCACTCCAGAACTGATTGACGTCTGGTTCGATAGCGGCTCGATGCCCTTTGCCCAGTGGCATTATCCGTTCGAGAATCGTGAGATGATTGATGGCGGCGAGCGATTCCCCGCCGATTTCATTGCCGAGGGGATTGACCAAACACGCGGTTGGTTCTACACCCTGCACGCCATCAGCACCGCGCTGTTCGGCAGGACTTCCCAGAAGAACATCCTGGTCAACGATCTGATCCTGGATAAAGATGGGCGGAAGATGTCGAAGCGGCTGGGGAACGTGGTGGATCCATTCCAGATGATGAACCGCTACGGGGCCGACGCGGTCCGCTGGTACTTAACCACCAGCGCGCCCCCGTGGAAACCGCGCCCCTTCAATCCCGACGACATCGCCCGGACGGTGCTTAGCGACTTCTTCCGCGCATTGGCCGAGACGTACAAGTTCTTTGTGCTGTATGCCAACATTGATGGCTTCACCCACACGGAGGAAGCGATCCCGCTGGCCGAACGCGCCGAGCTTGACCGTTGGATACTCTCGGTGCTGGCCTCCACCACCGAAGCCTACGTCAGCCTGATGGACGACTACGAACCAACCAAAGCAATGCGGCTGGTTAGCGAGTTCACCATCGTGCATCTTTCCAACTGGTACGTCCGCCGCAACCGCCGCCGTTTCTGGAAAGGTGAGATGTCGCCGGATAAACGCGCGGCATACCAGACGTTGTACGAATGCTTGGTCCAAGTTTGCAAGCTGATGGCCCCGGCGGCCCCCTTCTTCTCGGACCATCTGTTCCGCTCGTTAAACGGCACAACGAACCGCGAGGAAGCCAGCTCGGTGCATCTTGCACTGATTTCAACAGCCGACGCAGCCACCATTGACCGCGACCTTGAACGCCGCATGGCACGCGCCCAGGGTGCGGTGGCGCTGGCGCGGATGCTTCGCGAGAAATCGGGGATCAAGGTCCGCCAGCCGCTGCGGCGATTGCTGATTGCCGTTGCCGACGAAACCGAGCGCGACGACTACCGCCGCGTGGAAGGAATCATCATGGATGAGCTGAACGTGAAGGGAATTGAGTACGTTCGCGCCGGCCAGTCGGACGTGGTGAAGATTCGGGCAAAAGGGAACTTCAAGGCACTGGGGCCAAAGTTTGGGAAGCGGGTGAAAGAAGTGGTGGGGCTGATTAACGGGCTAACGCAATCGCAAATTATCCAGCTTCAAAGCGAAGGGAAATTGCTGCTGGGTTCCAATGACCCCGTGGAAATCGCCCCCGAAGATATCGAGATCATTCACGAAGATATTGAGGGGTGGCTGGTGGCAAGCGAAGGCCCGATTACCGTGGCGTTGGATACCGAGCTGGATGCCGCGCTCCGCCAGGAAGGGCTTGCCCGCGAGTTCGTAAACCGCGTGCAAAACCTGCGGAAGGATAGCGGCCTTGAGGTCTCGGACCGCATCCGGTTATCGTTCGCAACCGGCCACGACGAGCTTCGCCAGGCGTTGGAGTTGCAACGGGAATACATCATGGCCGAGACGCTGGCCGTGGAGCTTCAGCAAGTTGAGTTTCGCCAATCCGACGTTAGCCAAGCCGCCGATGAAGGAAGCCAAACCGAGATCAACGG
- a CDS encoding exonuclease domain-containing protein, whose amino-acid sequence MPALTHYLVVDFEATCWAGGEQRSEAEIIEFGCVKLLRNGLQEDGDFQSFVRPERHPRLSDYCTRLTGIRQQDVDAAGYFSAVMPKFLEWLGPPAAVTFCAWGSYDRFLMQQSCRFYRLPYPFSTEFVDLRLEFRDRLAGRIVPMPQAMKMLGLEDHGPKHSAINDARNAARIWRELLAG is encoded by the coding sequence ATGCCAGCCCTAACACATTATCTGGTTGTTGACTTTGAAGCCACTTGCTGGGCCGGGGGCGAGCAGCGGAGCGAGGCAGAAATTATCGAGTTCGGCTGCGTGAAATTGCTTCGGAATGGGCTGCAAGAAGATGGCGATTTCCAGAGTTTTGTTCGCCCCGAACGCCACCCCAGGCTTAGCGACTACTGCACCCGCCTTACCGGAATCCGCCAGCAGGATGTTGACGCTGCCGGATACTTCAGCGCGGTGATGCCCAAATTTTTGGAGTGGCTGGGCCCGCCCGCTGCCGTCACGTTCTGCGCGTGGGGATCGTACGACCGGTTCTTGATGCAGCAATCCTGCCGGTTCTACCGCTTGCCATATCCATTTAGCACGGAGTTTGTTGATCTCCGCTTGGAGTTCCGCGACCGACTTGCGGGGCGGATAGTGCCAATGCCGCAAGCAATGAAAATGCTGGGGCTGGAGGACCACGGCCCCAAACACTCCGCCATTAACGATGCCCGCAACGCCGCCCGCATCTGGCGCGAGCTTCTGGCAGGGTAA